A stretch of DNA from Allomeiothermus silvanus DSM 9946:
TACCTGCATCCCCAGCGCGATCCACACCGGAACCTTCCAGACCCGGCTAAGCTGCTGCTCATATTTGGCAATCTCGAAGGCCTCGGGCGGGGTGCCCAGCCGGTAGGACTCGGCGAACTTTTCCCCCAAAGCCCGGCGGGCCTCCCCGGCGAACACGGTGAAACGCCAGGGTTCGGTCTGGCCGTGGGTAGGGGCCCAGTTGGCGGCCTCGAGCATCATCTCGAGGTACTCCTGGGGCACCGGATCGGGAAGGTAGTAGATCTGCTGAATGCTGCGGCGGGCGCGGATGGTCTCGAGCACCACCCGAGCCTCCGCGGGGATCGAAAGGAAGTCGCTCATTCAGGCAAACTTATCGCACTTTCCTCGCTTTTAGTTGTGTCTGAAGTCAGGATCGCACCAGCCCCCGGACGAATCCCCCAGCACAGCAGAAAGGGGCGCATCACCGCGCCCCTCACAGATCAGCATCTTTGGTCAGCGGCTGGCCGGGGGAATGGTTAGGGCATATTTAGCCTGATCGTAGACCTTCTGCGCCCCCCGCTGCTCCCAGCCGATCAGCCAGGGCTCTACGGTAGGCGAGCCCGAGCTGGCGAAAGTCGAGGAGACCCAGTTCACAAGCCCCTTGCGGAAGACCCGCGGATCCGCCTGGAAGTACAGGGGGATCATCGCCACCTCCTCGGCCCAGATAGCTTGCATCTGGGCGAAGAGGGCTTTACGCTTGGCCACATCGAACTCCACCACTGCCTGAGCCCGCAACTTATCGAAGTCGGCGTTGCACCAGCCGCCAAAATTGGTGCCGCGGTAGCCGTTTTCCTTGGTGGGCACAAAAATCTGCTTGCCTTCCTCGTCACGGCAAGCCGAGCGCACCCCATCGTCTTGCAACCCCATGCTGAAGGCAAACTGCAAAAAGCCAGTCCAGGCTCCGTCCTGAGCCCGAGCGCGATTGGGGCCCAGCACCACCGCCGAGGGGGCGTTATTGATCTTGACCGCGATCCCCACCTGACGCAAGTTGTCCTGAATGAACTGCTGAATGCGCTCGCGCACGGCGTTTCCAGCGGTGGTCTGGTACTCGAGTTCGAAGCGCACGGTTTTGCCCTCCACGGTGCGCTGCAGGATGCCGTCCGGCCCCGGCTTCCAGCCCAACTCGGCCAACAGCGCGCGGGCTTTGTCGGGGTTGTACTCATAGCGGCGCACGTTGGGGTTATACATGGGGTTCTGTGGGAACACCCAGGAATGGGCTATTGGTTGCAGACCCTCAAAGAAGGCCTTGTTGATGGCCTCACGGTTGATCGCATACATCAACGCCTGGCGGGTGCGCTTATCCGCCAGACCCAAGTTTTTGACTTGCTCGAGGTTGGTGAACTGGTTAACCTCGATGTGCTCGAAGAAGGGGGTGGGCACGAACCACACCTCGAAACGGCCCTCGGCCCGGCGGGTGAGCTGGGGGGCACGCCCTTGGTCGAAGGTCAGCGAGACCCCCGAGGAAGCATCAATCCCCCCACCCAGGATCGCCACCAACAGGGAGTTGGTGTTCTGGATGATGCGGTAGGTCACCTTCTGTACGTACTTGTCGGCCCCACCCGGAGGGGTGATGAAAAAGCGCGGGTTGCGCACCAGCTCGATGGTATTGCCGGGGACCCAGCGCTTGAGTATGAAGGGACCGGAGTAGACCATCTTGCCCGCGTTGAGCGCTTGTGGCGAGGCGTACTGGGTGAAGAAGTTGCGAAACACCTCGGCCTGCCCGGCAGCATCGCGGCCTTGGGCCGCTGCCTTGGCCTTCTCCCACTCGGCCCGCATGATGTGGGCCGGGGCATACCCGATGGGGTTTCCGTCGAGGTCATAGAAATAAGCGGGCTCGAAGGTAACGGTGAAGTTCCGCTTGTCCTTGACCTGCAAGCCCACCCGGTCCCAGTAGTCGGGCGAGGTGGTAGGCACCCCTTTGGTCTTACCGAAGTCGTAGTACAGCGCTACGTCGTCAGTGGTGATGGGGGTTCCGTCGGACCAGACCGCGCCTTCGCGCAGGGTGAGGTCAATCTCGAGCCTCCGTTTGCCCCCCGGCAGGTTGCTGAAACGCACCCGCTTGTTGGCCACGGTGGGGGCCTCGGTGACCAGGACCGGCATATTCTC
This window harbors:
- a CDS encoding nitroreductase family protein; amino-acid sequence: MSDFLSIPAEARVVLETIRARRSIQQIYYLPDPVPQEYLEMMLEAANWAPTHGQTEPWRFTVFAGEARRALGEKFAESYRLGTPPEAFEIAKYEQQLSRVWKVPVWIALGMQVGTNPKIPEWEEVAAVAAAVQNMQLVARSLGLGTFWASGMPVRHENTARFVGLEPPHKLLGFLMVGYPATSWPEGKRGDWREKVSWRLG
- a CDS encoding peptide ABC transporter substrate-binding protein, translating into MRRRVIQAFVGVGLLAGLALAGPQDNSLVVGTSQEPRVLVGDFVNAISNQSIKFEIENFLLPPLIQTSRDVENMPVLVTEAPTVANKRVRFSNLPGGKRRLEIDLTLREGAVWSDGTPITTDDVALYYDFGKTKGVPTTSPDYWDRVGLQVKDKRNFTVTFEPAYFYDLDGNPIGYAPAHIMRAEWEKAKAAAQGRDAAGQAEVFRNFFTQYASPQALNAGKMVYSGPFILKRWVPGNTIELVRNPRFFITPPGGADKYVQKVTYRIIQNTNSLLVAILGGGIDASSGVSLTFDQGRAPQLTRRAEGRFEVWFVPTPFFEHIEVNQFTNLEQVKNLGLADKRTRQALMYAINREAINKAFFEGLQPIAHSWVFPQNPMYNPNVRRYEYNPDKARALLAELGWKPGPDGILQRTVEGKTVRFELEYQTTAGNAVRERIQQFIQDNLRQVGIAVKINNAPSAVVLGPNRARAQDGAWTGFLQFAFSMGLQDDGVRSACRDEEGKQIFVPTKENGYRGTNFGGWCNADFDKLRAQAVVEFDVAKRKALFAQMQAIWAEEVAMIPLYFQADPRVFRKGLVNWVSSTFASSGSPTVEPWLIGWEQRGAQKVYDQAKYALTIPPASR